In Xiphophorus maculatus strain JP 163 A chromosome 2, X_maculatus-5.0-male, whole genome shotgun sequence, one genomic interval encodes:
- the LOC111612340 gene encoding receptor-interacting serine/threonine-protein kinase 3-like isoform X4 — translation MALPSSERCHDVDLDENIKWKQIGRGGFGIVYKVRHKVRDFVAIKLLRNTGTIDELYKEAECLTKLSSEFVLRVYGIYNGNKFPQFPEGIVMEFMEKGSIQTLQKDLSSPPPLPLAVRLAYQVAKGMQYIHSKGFVHHDLKPSNILLDNDFNAKLADFGLSRETTSVLPSFEQSKECTRGTIQYIPPEAFALNYKIVRSFDVYSYGILLWSILSGEVPYPGKPDSLVEHRIEHGDRPDVSLCLKEEKEKKAAVTELMKHCWKQKPSERPDFNEIVHKLEPIFSLHKDGIDAAIRDVLLKLRQNQSRSSSQLSQANAADLVPSPTPENEVSKDVVDHPSDTVQQPSNVAGTEDLTEEEKVTIVDDRMDAIIQKNTRVMAIAADLKKMKMIQNETYFEIEAEKTNQAKMRELYKSLRASDLVKVAFYDALKNHEPNILKRHGDS, via the exons ATGGCACTGCCTAGCAGCGAAAGATGTCATGATGTGGACCTAGATGAGAacataaaatggaaacagattGGCCGTGGGGGGTTTGGTATTGTCTATAAGGTCAGGCACAAAGTCAGAGACTTCGTTGCCATCAAGCTACTTCGGAATACAGG AACCATTGACGAACTGTACAAGGAGGCTGAATGTCTGACAAAATTGTCTTCTGAGTTTGTTCTGAGAGTCTATGGGATTTACAATGGAAATAAGTTTCCACAGTTTCCAGAGGGAATAGTCATGGAGTTTATGGAAAAGGGAAGTATTCAAACCCTGCAGAAGGACTTGAGTAGCCCTCCACCACTGCCACTGGCCGTGAGATTGGCCTATCAAGTGGCTAAAGGGATGCAATACATCCATTCAAAGGGTTTTGTTCACCATGACCTAAAACCAAGCAACATTCTGCTGGATAATGACTTTAATGCCAAG CTGGCTGACTTTGGTCTCTCCAGGGAAACCACAAGTGTTTTGCCCAGTTTTGAACAATCAAAAGAGTGTACCAGAGGCACAATACAATACATACCGCCTGAAGCTTTTGCTCTAAACTATAAAATAGTTCGCTCCTTTGATGTTTACAG CTACGGCATCCTTCTTTGGTCTATCCTGAGTGGTGAAGTACCCTATCCAG GGAAGCCAGATAGTCTCGTGGAACACAGGATTGAACATGGAGACAGACCTGATGTCAGTCTTTGCctgaaagaggagaaagaaaagaaggcaGCAGTGACTGAGCTCATGAAACATTGCTGGAAACAAAAACCTTCTGAAAGGCCTGACTTTAATG aaatcgTCCATAAACTTGAACCGATTTTCTCACTTCACAAGGATGGAATTGATGCAGCCATTCGTgatgttttattgaaactaagacaaaat cagtcaaGAAGTAGCAGCCAGCTTTCTCAGGCAAATGCTGCAGACTTGGTTCCTTCGCCCACTCCAG AAAATGAAGTGTCAAAGGATGTTGTTGATCATCCCTCAGATACAGTACAG cAGCCATCTAATGTAGCTGGAACTGAAGATttaacagaagaagaaaaag TGACAATTGTTGATGACAGGATGGATGCTATAATACAGAAGAACACACGTGTCATGGCGATTGCTGCGGATCTTAAGAAAATGAAGATGATCCAAAATGAAACCTACTTCGAAATTGAGGCGGAAAAAACTAACCAGGCAAAAATGAGGGAGCTCTACAAGTCATTACGTGCATCAGACCTGGTGAAAGTTGCCTTCTATGATGCCTTGAAAAATCATGAACCAAATATTCTGAAACGTCATG gTGACAGTTGA
- the LOC111612340 gene encoding receptor-interacting serine/threonine-protein kinase 3-like isoform X3 has protein sequence MKNETGNKNGLTFQATLVQQEMALPSSERCHDVDLDENIKWKQIGRGGFGIVYKVRHKVRDFVAIKLLRNTGTIDELYKEAECLTKLSSEFVLRVYGIYNGNKFPQFPEGIVMEFMEKGSIQTLQKDLSSPPPLPLAVRLAYQVAKGMQYIHSKGFVHHDLKPSNILLDNDFNAKLADFGLSRETTSVLPSFEQSKECTRGTIQYIPPEAFALNYKIVRSFDVYSYGILLWSILSGEVPYPGKPDSLVEHRIEHGDRPDVSLCLKEEKEKKAAVTELMKHCWKQKPSERPDFNEIVHKLEPIFSLHKDGIDAAIRDVLLKLRQNQSRSSSQLSQANAADLVPSPTPENEVSKDVVDHPSDTVQPSNVAGTEDLTEEEKVTIVDDRMDAIIQKNTRVMAIAADLKKMKMIQNETYFEIEAEKTNQAKMRELYKSLRASDLVKVAFYDALKNHEPNILKRHGDS, from the exons atgaaaaatgaaacaggaaacaagaaCGG ACTGACATTTCAAGCTACCCTTGTGCAACAGGAGATGGCACTGCCTAGCAGCGAAAGATGTCATGATGTGGACCTAGATGAGAacataaaatggaaacagattGGCCGTGGGGGGTTTGGTATTGTCTATAAGGTCAGGCACAAAGTCAGAGACTTCGTTGCCATCAAGCTACTTCGGAATACAGG AACCATTGACGAACTGTACAAGGAGGCTGAATGTCTGACAAAATTGTCTTCTGAGTTTGTTCTGAGAGTCTATGGGATTTACAATGGAAATAAGTTTCCACAGTTTCCAGAGGGAATAGTCATGGAGTTTATGGAAAAGGGAAGTATTCAAACCCTGCAGAAGGACTTGAGTAGCCCTCCACCACTGCCACTGGCCGTGAGATTGGCCTATCAAGTGGCTAAAGGGATGCAATACATCCATTCAAAGGGTTTTGTTCACCATGACCTAAAACCAAGCAACATTCTGCTGGATAATGACTTTAATGCCAAG CTGGCTGACTTTGGTCTCTCCAGGGAAACCACAAGTGTTTTGCCCAGTTTTGAACAATCAAAAGAGTGTACCAGAGGCACAATACAATACATACCGCCTGAAGCTTTTGCTCTAAACTATAAAATAGTTCGCTCCTTTGATGTTTACAG CTACGGCATCCTTCTTTGGTCTATCCTGAGTGGTGAAGTACCCTATCCAG GGAAGCCAGATAGTCTCGTGGAACACAGGATTGAACATGGAGACAGACCTGATGTCAGTCTTTGCctgaaagaggagaaagaaaagaaggcaGCAGTGACTGAGCTCATGAAACATTGCTGGAAACAAAAACCTTCTGAAAGGCCTGACTTTAATG aaatcgTCCATAAACTTGAACCGATTTTCTCACTTCACAAGGATGGAATTGATGCAGCCATTCGTgatgttttattgaaactaagacaaaat cagtcaaGAAGTAGCAGCCAGCTTTCTCAGGCAAATGCTGCAGACTTGGTTCCTTCGCCCACTCCAG AAAATGAAGTGTCAAAGGATGTTGTTGATCATCCCTCAGATACAGTACAG CCATCTAATGTAGCTGGAACTGAAGATttaacagaagaagaaaaag TGACAATTGTTGATGACAGGATGGATGCTATAATACAGAAGAACACACGTGTCATGGCGATTGCTGCGGATCTTAAGAAAATGAAGATGATCCAAAATGAAACCTACTTCGAAATTGAGGCGGAAAAAACTAACCAGGCAAAAATGAGGGAGCTCTACAAGTCATTACGTGCATCAGACCTGGTGAAAGTTGCCTTCTATGATGCCTTGAAAAATCATGAACCAAATATTCTGAAACGTCATG gTGACAGTTGA
- the LOC111612340 gene encoding receptor-interacting serine/threonine-protein kinase 3-like isoform X2 produces the protein MKNETGNKNGLTFQATLVQQEMALPSSERCHDVDLDENIKWKQIGRGGFGIVYKVRHKVRDFVAIKLLRNTGTIDELYKEAECLTKLSSEFVLRVYGIYNGNKFPQFPEGIVMEFMEKGSIQTLQKDLSSPPPLPLAVRLAYQVAKGMQYIHSKGFVHHDLKPSNILLDNDFNAKLADFGLSRETTSVLPSFEQSKECTRGTIQYIPPEAFALNYKIVRSFDVYSYGILLWSILSGEVPYPGKPDSLVEHRIEHGDRPDVSLCLKEEKEKKAAVTELMKHCWKQKPSERPDFNEIVHKLEPIFSLHKDGIDAAIRDVLLKLRQNSRSSSQLSQANAADLVPSPTPENEVSKDVVDHPSDTVQQPSNVAGTEDLTEEEKVTIVDDRMDAIIQKNTRVMAIAADLKKMKMIQNETYFEIEAEKTNQAKMRELYKSLRASDLVKVAFYDALKNHEPNILKRHGDS, from the exons atgaaaaatgaaacaggaaacaagaaCGG ACTGACATTTCAAGCTACCCTTGTGCAACAGGAGATGGCACTGCCTAGCAGCGAAAGATGTCATGATGTGGACCTAGATGAGAacataaaatggaaacagattGGCCGTGGGGGGTTTGGTATTGTCTATAAGGTCAGGCACAAAGTCAGAGACTTCGTTGCCATCAAGCTACTTCGGAATACAGG AACCATTGACGAACTGTACAAGGAGGCTGAATGTCTGACAAAATTGTCTTCTGAGTTTGTTCTGAGAGTCTATGGGATTTACAATGGAAATAAGTTTCCACAGTTTCCAGAGGGAATAGTCATGGAGTTTATGGAAAAGGGAAGTATTCAAACCCTGCAGAAGGACTTGAGTAGCCCTCCACCACTGCCACTGGCCGTGAGATTGGCCTATCAAGTGGCTAAAGGGATGCAATACATCCATTCAAAGGGTTTTGTTCACCATGACCTAAAACCAAGCAACATTCTGCTGGATAATGACTTTAATGCCAAG CTGGCTGACTTTGGTCTCTCCAGGGAAACCACAAGTGTTTTGCCCAGTTTTGAACAATCAAAAGAGTGTACCAGAGGCACAATACAATACATACCGCCTGAAGCTTTTGCTCTAAACTATAAAATAGTTCGCTCCTTTGATGTTTACAG CTACGGCATCCTTCTTTGGTCTATCCTGAGTGGTGAAGTACCCTATCCAG GGAAGCCAGATAGTCTCGTGGAACACAGGATTGAACATGGAGACAGACCTGATGTCAGTCTTTGCctgaaagaggagaaagaaaagaaggcaGCAGTGACTGAGCTCATGAAACATTGCTGGAAACAAAAACCTTCTGAAAGGCCTGACTTTAATG aaatcgTCCATAAACTTGAACCGATTTTCTCACTTCACAAGGATGGAATTGATGCAGCCATTCGTgatgttttattgaaactaagacaaaat tcaaGAAGTAGCAGCCAGCTTTCTCAGGCAAATGCTGCAGACTTGGTTCCTTCGCCCACTCCAG AAAATGAAGTGTCAAAGGATGTTGTTGATCATCCCTCAGATACAGTACAG cAGCCATCTAATGTAGCTGGAACTGAAGATttaacagaagaagaaaaag TGACAATTGTTGATGACAGGATGGATGCTATAATACAGAAGAACACACGTGTCATGGCGATTGCTGCGGATCTTAAGAAAATGAAGATGATCCAAAATGAAACCTACTTCGAAATTGAGGCGGAAAAAACTAACCAGGCAAAAATGAGGGAGCTCTACAAGTCATTACGTGCATCAGACCTGGTGAAAGTTGCCTTCTATGATGCCTTGAAAAATCATGAACCAAATATTCTGAAACGTCATG gTGACAGTTGA
- the LOC111612340 gene encoding receptor-interacting serine/threonine-protein kinase 3-like isoform X1, whose translation MKNETGNKNGLTFQATLVQQEMALPSSERCHDVDLDENIKWKQIGRGGFGIVYKVRHKVRDFVAIKLLRNTGTIDELYKEAECLTKLSSEFVLRVYGIYNGNKFPQFPEGIVMEFMEKGSIQTLQKDLSSPPPLPLAVRLAYQVAKGMQYIHSKGFVHHDLKPSNILLDNDFNAKLADFGLSRETTSVLPSFEQSKECTRGTIQYIPPEAFALNYKIVRSFDVYSYGILLWSILSGEVPYPGKPDSLVEHRIEHGDRPDVSLCLKEEKEKKAAVTELMKHCWKQKPSERPDFNEIVHKLEPIFSLHKDGIDAAIRDVLLKLRQNQSRSSSQLSQANAADLVPSPTPENEVSKDVVDHPSDTVQQPSNVAGTEDLTEEEKVTIVDDRMDAIIQKNTRVMAIAADLKKMKMIQNETYFEIEAEKTNQAKMRELYKSLRASDLVKVAFYDALKNHEPNILKRHGDS comes from the exons atgaaaaatgaaacaggaaacaagaaCGG ACTGACATTTCAAGCTACCCTTGTGCAACAGGAGATGGCACTGCCTAGCAGCGAAAGATGTCATGATGTGGACCTAGATGAGAacataaaatggaaacagattGGCCGTGGGGGGTTTGGTATTGTCTATAAGGTCAGGCACAAAGTCAGAGACTTCGTTGCCATCAAGCTACTTCGGAATACAGG AACCATTGACGAACTGTACAAGGAGGCTGAATGTCTGACAAAATTGTCTTCTGAGTTTGTTCTGAGAGTCTATGGGATTTACAATGGAAATAAGTTTCCACAGTTTCCAGAGGGAATAGTCATGGAGTTTATGGAAAAGGGAAGTATTCAAACCCTGCAGAAGGACTTGAGTAGCCCTCCACCACTGCCACTGGCCGTGAGATTGGCCTATCAAGTGGCTAAAGGGATGCAATACATCCATTCAAAGGGTTTTGTTCACCATGACCTAAAACCAAGCAACATTCTGCTGGATAATGACTTTAATGCCAAG CTGGCTGACTTTGGTCTCTCCAGGGAAACCACAAGTGTTTTGCCCAGTTTTGAACAATCAAAAGAGTGTACCAGAGGCACAATACAATACATACCGCCTGAAGCTTTTGCTCTAAACTATAAAATAGTTCGCTCCTTTGATGTTTACAG CTACGGCATCCTTCTTTGGTCTATCCTGAGTGGTGAAGTACCCTATCCAG GGAAGCCAGATAGTCTCGTGGAACACAGGATTGAACATGGAGACAGACCTGATGTCAGTCTTTGCctgaaagaggagaaagaaaagaaggcaGCAGTGACTGAGCTCATGAAACATTGCTGGAAACAAAAACCTTCTGAAAGGCCTGACTTTAATG aaatcgTCCATAAACTTGAACCGATTTTCTCACTTCACAAGGATGGAATTGATGCAGCCATTCGTgatgttttattgaaactaagacaaaat cagtcaaGAAGTAGCAGCCAGCTTTCTCAGGCAAATGCTGCAGACTTGGTTCCTTCGCCCACTCCAG AAAATGAAGTGTCAAAGGATGTTGTTGATCATCCCTCAGATACAGTACAG cAGCCATCTAATGTAGCTGGAACTGAAGATttaacagaagaagaaaaag TGACAATTGTTGATGACAGGATGGATGCTATAATACAGAAGAACACACGTGTCATGGCGATTGCTGCGGATCTTAAGAAAATGAAGATGATCCAAAATGAAACCTACTTCGAAATTGAGGCGGAAAAAACTAACCAGGCAAAAATGAGGGAGCTCTACAAGTCATTACGTGCATCAGACCTGGTGAAAGTTGCCTTCTATGATGCCTTGAAAAATCATGAACCAAATATTCTGAAACGTCATG gTGACAGTTGA